The Xanthomonas sp. CFBP 8443 genome has a window encoding:
- the hemH gene encoding ferrochelatase has translation MSDAPDTAVLVVNLGTPEAPTAPAVARYLAEFLGDKRVVAIPKLFWWPLLNWIILPRRSPRSAEKYALVWLPEGSPLAVYTRRLAEGMQRELPDHRVAWAMRYGTPALAPALDALRDGGVRRIVVLPLYPQYSTTTTASIEDVVQAWQARNPQLPVTLIEDYPTDPGWVEAVADSVRAHWAQHGRGETLFFSFHGLPQRVANNGDPYPQRCEASAQAIAAALGLDAGEWQLGYQSRFGAERWLQPYAEPSLWQLAEQGTKRVDVICPGFATDCLETLEEVAMGFVETCAARGMQVRYIPCLNDAPAHARALAQLAARAA, from the coding sequence ATGTCCGACGCACCCGATACCGCCGTGCTGGTGGTGAACCTAGGCACGCCCGAGGCGCCGACCGCGCCTGCGGTCGCCCGCTACCTGGCCGAATTCCTCGGCGATAAACGCGTGGTGGCGATTCCCAAGCTGTTCTGGTGGCCGCTGCTGAACTGGATCATCCTGCCGCGCCGCTCGCCGCGCTCGGCGGAGAAGTACGCCCTGGTGTGGCTGCCGGAAGGCTCGCCGCTGGCGGTGTACACCCGGCGCCTGGCCGAGGGCATGCAGCGCGAACTGCCCGACCACCGCGTGGCCTGGGCGATGCGCTACGGCACGCCGGCGCTGGCGCCGGCCCTGGACGCGCTGCGCGACGGCGGCGTGCGCCGGATCGTGGTGTTGCCGCTGTACCCGCAGTATTCGACCACCACCACCGCCTCGATCGAGGACGTGGTGCAGGCCTGGCAGGCGCGCAATCCGCAGCTGCCGGTGACCCTGATCGAGGACTATCCGACCGACCCGGGCTGGGTCGAAGCGGTCGCCGACAGCGTGCGCGCGCACTGGGCGCAGCACGGCCGCGGCGAGACCCTGTTCTTCTCCTTCCATGGCCTGCCGCAGCGCGTGGCCAACAACGGCGATCCGTACCCGCAACGCTGCGAGGCCAGCGCGCAGGCGATCGCCGCAGCGCTGGGCCTGGACGCCGGCGAGTGGCAGCTCGGCTACCAGTCGCGCTTCGGCGCCGAGCGCTGGCTGCAGCCCTACGCCGAGCCGAGCCTGTGGCAATTGGCCGAGCAGGGCACCAAGCGGGTCGACGTGATCTGCCCGGGCTTCGCTACCGACTGCCTGGAAACGCTGGAGGAAGTGGCCATGGGCTTCGTCGAGACCTGCGCCGCGCGCGGCATGCAGGTGCGTTACATCCCCTGTCTCAACGACGCCCCGGCGCA